In Aquiflexum balticum DSM 16537, a single genomic region encodes these proteins:
- a CDS encoding DUF5675 family protein: MKLLLTRKYCLDRTIGKLSVNGKITMYILEKAHKLFNPFHHCIPEGIYKVVPEYAEDSGWSLSVMNDSTNETYEIKAIQGKKIPDGSSLVPVTFFKEKRKPMYSNLANIKLRDRVFLALDEGEEVELEIVSETFKPVLKSCLQKKECI, encoded by the coding sequence ATGAAACTGCTCCTGACCAGAAAATACTGTTTGGATAGGACAATTGGAAAACTGAGTGTTAATGGAAAAATAACCATGTATATTTTGGAAAAAGCCCATAAATTATTCAATCCATTCCACCATTGCATTCCAGAGGGTATTTACAAGGTGGTTCCTGAATACGCTGAGGACTCAGGATGGAGTCTTTCGGTGATGAATGACAGCACTAATGAGACCTATGAGATTAAAGCAATCCAAGGAAAAAAAATCCCGGATGGCTCTTCTTTGGTACCGGTTACCTTCTTCAAAGAAAAAAGAAAACCTATGTACTCCAATCTTGCCAATATTAAATTGCGGGATAGGGTGTTTCTAGCTTTGGATGAAGGAGAGGAGGTAGAATTGGAAATTGTATCTGAAACCTTTAAACCCGTTTTAAAATCATGCCTACAGAAGAAGGAGTGTATTTGA
- a CDS encoding FAD-dependent oxidoreductase, with protein MPKSFYLFSFGILLFCFSCQTKNPNSIESDLIIYGGTSAAITAAVQAKKMGKSVIVVSPDIHLGGLSAGGLGFTDTGDKSVIGGLAREFYHRIYMHYQSEDSWKWQKKDEYGNVGQGTPAIDGNARTMWIFEPHAAEKVFEDFVSEYEIQVYRDEWLDRGKGVQLENGKIIAITTLSGKTFNGKMFIDATYEGDLMAAAGVSYHVGRESNETYGETWNGVQFGVFQHRHYFYEPISPYLIPGDPSSGLLPEISDAQLAENGTGDNKVQAYNFRMCLSQHPDNRLPFPKPEGYDPARYELLARVFETGWDETFDKFDPIPNLKTDTNNHGPFSTDYIGKNYDYPEATYEERKAIIKEHENYQKGLMYFLANDPKVPEKVRNEMNKWGLAKDEFTDNGNWPHQIYVREARRLIGDYVMTEHDVLGAKQVPQPIGMGSYALDSHNIQRIVTAEGFVQNEGDIGVKPKEPYSISYGTIIPKKQECENLLVAVCVSSSHTAFGSIRMEPVFMILGQSAATAAALAIDADLAVQDLPYEKLQERLKTDGQVMVLEERL; from the coding sequence ATGCCCAAATCCTTCTACCTCTTTTCATTTGGAATCCTACTATTTTGCTTTAGTTGCCAAACAAAAAATCCAAACTCAATAGAATCCGACCTCATCATCTATGGCGGAACCTCCGCTGCCATCACCGCAGCCGTCCAAGCCAAAAAGATGGGCAAATCAGTCATTGTGGTATCTCCTGATATCCACTTGGGGGGATTGTCGGCTGGGGGATTGGGATTTACAGATACCGGGGACAAATCTGTTATCGGTGGGTTGGCCAGGGAGTTTTACCACAGGATCTATATGCATTACCAAAGTGAGGATTCCTGGAAATGGCAGAAGAAGGATGAATATGGCAACGTGGGGCAGGGGACTCCGGCCATTGATGGGAATGCCCGGACCATGTGGATTTTTGAACCCCATGCCGCAGAAAAAGTTTTTGAGGATTTTGTTTCAGAATATGAAATCCAAGTCTATCGGGATGAGTGGTTGGATAGAGGAAAGGGTGTACAATTGGAAAATGGCAAGATCATAGCCATCACTACATTGTCAGGAAAAACCTTCAATGGCAAAATGTTTATCGATGCCACCTATGAAGGGGATTTGATGGCTGCTGCAGGAGTCAGTTACCATGTGGGCAGAGAATCCAATGAAACCTATGGAGAAACATGGAATGGGGTGCAGTTTGGCGTGTTCCAGCACAGGCATTATTTCTATGAACCTATAAGTCCATACCTTATCCCCGGAGATCCTTCTAGCGGTCTTCTGCCCGAGATTTCTGATGCCCAATTGGCAGAAAACGGTACAGGGGACAATAAAGTGCAGGCATATAATTTCAGAATGTGCCTCAGCCAACATCCTGATAACAGGCTACCATTTCCCAAACCTGAAGGCTATGACCCTGCAAGGTATGAATTGTTGGCAAGGGTTTTTGAAACAGGTTGGGATGAGACTTTTGACAAATTTGATCCCATTCCCAATCTGAAAACCGACACCAACAATCACGGTCCTTTCAGTACCGATTACATTGGAAAAAATTATGATTATCCGGAAGCCACTTATGAGGAGCGGAAAGCGATTATCAAGGAACATGAAAACTATCAAAAAGGCCTGATGTATTTTTTGGCCAATGACCCCAAAGTACCCGAAAAAGTAAGAAACGAAATGAACAAATGGGGATTGGCCAAAGATGAGTTTACAGACAACGGCAATTGGCCCCATCAGATTTATGTCAGGGAGGCAAGGAGATTGATAGGTGATTATGTGATGACCGAGCATGATGTTCTGGGTGCCAAACAGGTTCCCCAGCCCATTGGCATGGGTTCCTATGCCTTGGATTCCCACAATATTCAGCGCATTGTCACAGCTGAGGGATTTGTACAGAATGAAGGAGATATTGGTGTCAAACCTAAGGAACCATACAGTATTTCCTATGGCACCATTATTCCAAAAAAACAGGAATGCGAAAACCTGTTGGTTGCAGTATGTGTCTCAAGTTCCCACACCGCTTTTGGATCTATCAGGATGGAACCGGTTTTTATGATCTTGGGCCAGTCTGCTGCTACGGCTGCAGCTTTGGCAATAGATGCAGACCTTGCTGTTCAGGATTTGCCTTATGAAAAATTGCAAGAAAGGCTGAAAACAGATGGACAGGTGATGGTGTTGGAAGAAAGGTTGTGA
- a CDS encoding FAD-dependent oxidoreductase: MKNLFLPLFFILSVCASTPVLGQNSSHDLVIYGSTSAGIAAAIQSSRMGKSVLLIEPTNHIGGLTTGGLGATDIGNKQAIGGISREFYQNIKAYYENPNHWKWQHRSEYFKPNPNNPSKEGEDAMWTFEPSAAMKVYEQMMASEDIELVTEKRLDREKGVELNNNRIVAITMESGERYHGKMFIDATYEGDLMAAAGVSYMVGREANTEFGETLNGVQANYYNITLKGKVSRNAVHHNFIPGVDPFIKKGNPSSGLLPFIIEGGPGIDGTADNKIQAYCYRMTLTDHPENRIPFEKPKNYRELDYELLFRNYEAATGPIEKMYHYGDPLVPWINSSMPNRKTDTNNQKGFSTDFIGQNFDYPEASYEEREEIAQRHLEYQQGLMWTLAYHPRIPEKVREVVSKWGLAKDEFEERGGWTPQLYVREARRMRSDYVVTQRDCEDLETQVGDAVGLAAYTMDSHMVQRYVDHNGYVQNEGNFEAGVERPFPIPFRAIIPKKGEVSNLLVPVCVSSSHVAFGSIRMEPVFMVLGQSAATAAVLAIDENVAVQDLPYEKLQIRLKADGQVLAFEKK, encoded by the coding sequence ATGAAGAATTTGTTTTTGCCCCTATTTTTTATTTTATCAGTATGTGCTTCAACCCCCGTCCTCGGACAGAACTCTTCCCATGATTTGGTGATTTATGGATCAACATCAGCAGGAATTGCGGCTGCCATTCAGAGCTCGCGTATGGGCAAATCCGTATTGCTCATCGAGCCTACAAATCACATTGGTGGCTTGACTACAGGGGGATTGGGTGCTACAGATATCGGAAATAAACAGGCAATTGGTGGAATTTCCAGGGAATTTTATCAAAACATCAAAGCTTACTATGAAAATCCGAATCACTGGAAATGGCAGCACCGATCAGAATATTTTAAACCAAATCCAAATAATCCTTCAAAAGAAGGGGAAGATGCCATGTGGACTTTTGAGCCTTCTGCGGCAATGAAAGTTTATGAACAGATGATGGCTTCTGAGGACATTGAATTGGTTACTGAAAAAAGGCTCGACCGCGAAAAAGGAGTGGAGTTAAATAATAACCGCATTGTTGCCATTACCATGGAAAGCGGGGAAAGGTATCATGGAAAAATGTTTATTGATGCTACCTACGAAGGTGACCTCATGGCAGCAGCGGGAGTGAGTTATATGGTAGGAAGGGAAGCCAACACCGAATTTGGGGAAACGCTAAATGGAGTCCAAGCAAATTATTATAATATTACCCTGAAGGGTAAAGTTTCCCGGAATGCTGTTCACCATAATTTTATACCAGGAGTTGACCCTTTCATAAAGAAAGGAAACCCTTCCAGTGGTTTGCTGCCCTTCATAATAGAAGGAGGCCCGGGAATCGATGGGACTGCAGACAATAAAATTCAGGCTTATTGCTACCGCATGACCTTGACTGATCATCCTGAGAATAGGATTCCATTTGAGAAACCGAAAAACTACCGGGAACTCGATTATGAGCTGTTATTTCGAAATTACGAAGCTGCCACAGGACCTATTGAAAAAATGTACCACTATGGAGATCCTTTGGTTCCTTGGATCAATTCTTCAATGCCCAACAGAAAGACGGACACCAATAACCAAAAAGGATTTTCTACTGATTTCATAGGTCAAAACTTTGATTACCCCGAAGCAAGCTATGAAGAAAGAGAGGAAATAGCTCAGCGTCACCTTGAATACCAACAAGGATTGATGTGGACATTGGCTTATCATCCGAGAATTCCTGAAAAAGTGAGGGAGGTGGTATCCAAGTGGGGCTTGGCCAAAGATGAATTTGAAGAAAGGGGTGGATGGACACCTCAGCTTTATGTTCGTGAAGCCAGAAGAATGCGCAGCGACTATGTGGTAACCCAGCGGGATTGTGAGGACTTGGAGACGCAGGTGGGGGATGCTGTAGGACTTGCTGCTTATACTATGGATAGCCACATGGTTCAGCGCTATGTGGATCACAATGGTTATGTCCAAAATGAAGGGAATTTTGAAGCGGGAGTAGAGAGACCCTTCCCAATTCCATTTCGGGCAATTATTCCCAAAAAGGGTGAAGTGAGTAATTTATTGGTTCCCGTCTGTGTGAGTTCCTCGCATGTTGCTTTTGGGTCTATCCGGATGGAACCGGTATTTATGGTATTGGGTCAATCTGCTGCCACAGCGGCTGTTTTGGCCATTGACGAAAATGTTGCCGTCCAGGATTTGCCTTATGAAAAATTACAGATAAGGCTGAAAGCAGATGGGCAGGTGTTGGCGTTCGAAAAGAAATAG
- a CDS encoding sulfatase family protein, protein MKKTDKTFFQIIYLIALGLTYSCQTAHKETTTTHLPNIILLMGDDHGWDEVGYNGHPYLQTPVLDDMAATGLRMDRFYSASPVCSPTRGSVITGRHPNRYGTFTPGSSIRPEEISIAQVMKKAGYATAHFGKWHLGPVKATSPTNPAAMGFDEYLSHDNFFEMNPYLSRNGEPEEIYEGESSEILVREAIRFIQKAQENNQPFFVVIWYGSPHEPYSGLPEDLALYDDLPESFGDKIVRLTSNETGQQIDRPQRDVLQERFAEITAMDRSIGQMRDYLKAEALRQNTILWYFGDNGTPPEGNATVPFRGEKGQVYEGGVRVPSVLEWPARISRPMDSGVNAVTSDVFPTLCAITGQPLPDRPMDGIDLTPLFDGKMEERSEPIKFWNGRVRQEDGYIPLPYIDPELQKGTSPLVKLMNGIATRNFTNFHHPDIQEKDFGGARAILDNQYKLVIHGGIGENAKSELFDIKKDSAEINNLIHELPEMALLLDEKLKIWQQSVLESLMGYDY, encoded by the coding sequence ATGAAGAAAACTGACAAAACGTTTTTTCAAATAATATACCTTATTGCGTTAGGGTTGACATATTCCTGTCAAACCGCCCACAAGGAAACCACTACTACCCATCTCCCAAATATTATCCTCCTAATGGGTGATGACCATGGATGGGATGAAGTGGGCTATAACGGACATCCTTATTTACAAACCCCTGTGTTGGACGATATGGCTGCCACAGGATTGAGAATGGACCGCTTTTATTCGGCTTCACCTGTATGTTCGCCTACCCGGGGAAGTGTCATCACTGGCAGACATCCCAATCGATACGGGACCTTTACACCAGGTTCTTCGATCCGACCTGAGGAAATCAGTATTGCCCAAGTCATGAAAAAGGCCGGATATGCAACAGCCCATTTTGGAAAATGGCACTTGGGACCTGTAAAGGCCACATCTCCAACCAATCCTGCAGCCATGGGCTTTGATGAATACCTTTCCCATGACAACTTCTTTGAAATGAATCCCTATTTGTCCAGAAACGGCGAGCCTGAAGAAATCTATGAGGGGGAAAGTTCGGAGATTCTTGTAAGGGAAGCCATCCGTTTTATACAAAAAGCGCAAGAAAATAATCAACCGTTTTTTGTAGTCATCTGGTATGGTTCACCCCATGAACCCTATAGTGGATTGCCCGAAGATCTTGCGCTATATGACGATTTGCCGGAATCCTTTGGAGATAAAATAGTGAGATTGACTTCCAATGAAACAGGACAACAAATAGATAGACCCCAAAGGGATGTGCTGCAGGAACGCTTTGCAGAAATAACGGCGATGGATCGTTCAATCGGTCAGATGAGAGATTATCTTAAGGCTGAAGCCTTACGCCAAAACACCATATTATGGTATTTTGGAGATAATGGAACTCCTCCTGAAGGAAATGCAACTGTGCCATTTAGAGGTGAAAAAGGGCAGGTTTATGAGGGCGGGGTGAGAGTACCCTCAGTCCTGGAATGGCCTGCAAGAATTTCCAGACCAATGGATTCTGGGGTAAATGCCGTCACTTCTGATGTGTTTCCTACACTTTGTGCCATAACAGGGCAGCCACTACCGGACAGACCAATGGATGGAATCGATCTTACTCCCTTATTTGATGGAAAAATGGAAGAACGCAGCGAACCCATTAAGTTTTGGAACGGAAGGGTTCGCCAGGAAGATGGTTATATTCCATTGCCATATATTGATCCTGAATTGCAAAAAGGAACCTCCCCTTTGGTCAAACTCATGAACGGAATCGCAACCAGAAATTTCACTAATTTTCATCATCCGGATATTCAGGAAAAGGATTTTGGAGGGGCAAGGGCTATTTTGGACAATCAATATAAATTGGTCATCCATGGCGGAATTGGGGAGAATGCGAAGAGTGAACTCTTTGATATCAAAAAGGATTCCGCAGAAATCAACAACCTGATTCATGAGTTGCCTGAAATGGCTTTACTTCTTGATGAGAAACTTAAAATTTGGCAACAGTCTGTTTTGGAGAGTTTGATGGGATATGATTATTGA
- a CDS encoding sulfatase family protein — protein MMKISVFLLSLTISSVLAPAGYAQNSSQLPNIIYILADDMGYGDVSSFNPESKIITSHIDRLANNGIKFTDAYTSSAVCTPTRYGILTGRYSWRSELKSGVLSGYSPPLIDSDRLTVGKMLQDKGYHTAFVGKWHLGWDWHFETEQENLIDLGKNFEIDYAKPVKNGPNERGFSYSYGFSGSLDMPPYVYVENGSVTALPDRETVNVDAKAFWRKGQTGSDFDHVQVLPDLTEKAVQYIVDRSGDNKPFFLYFALPAPHTPILPTTEFMGKSNTNLYGDFMLQVDDVVGRITEVLEEQGLLENTLLIFTSDNGCSPTANFPELLKVDHHPSYIFRGHKADIFEGGLRVPFIVHWPEKILTPKSSDALISTTDFMATVAEITSYPIPPNAAEDSFSFLDILVDKPTLTERPHVVLHSIEGRFAIRKDDWKLILWPGSGGWSDPKSNKELNNLPPMQLYDLKKDPGEKQNLIDQYPQVVSQLREELIRLIQDGRSTPGPKQRNDGQEIWDQVKWILD, from the coding sequence ATGATGAAAATATCAGTATTTCTGCTCAGTTTGACGATTTCCAGTGTTTTAGCACCGGCAGGCTATGCCCAAAATTCATCACAGCTTCCCAATATCATCTATATCCTTGCTGATGATATGGGATATGGAGATGTTTCTTCGTTTAACCCTGAGTCTAAAATTATCACCTCTCACATAGACCGGTTGGCCAATAATGGGATAAAATTCACGGATGCCTATACCAGTTCAGCGGTTTGTACGCCTACTCGGTACGGAATCTTGACTGGCCGGTATAGTTGGCGCTCTGAACTGAAATCCGGAGTTCTTAGCGGCTATTCCCCACCCTTGATAGATTCGGACAGACTGACGGTCGGTAAGATGCTTCAGGATAAAGGATACCATACAGCATTTGTTGGTAAATGGCATTTGGGATGGGATTGGCATTTTGAAACGGAGCAGGAGAATTTGATTGATCTTGGGAAAAATTTTGAAATTGATTATGCAAAACCGGTCAAAAATGGACCCAATGAAAGGGGATTTTCCTATTCTTATGGCTTCAGTGGTTCATTGGATATGCCTCCTTATGTGTATGTTGAAAACGGAAGTGTGACAGCGCTTCCCGATAGGGAAACGGTAAATGTGGACGCTAAGGCCTTTTGGAGAAAAGGGCAGACAGGTAGCGATTTTGATCATGTACAGGTTTTACCCGATTTGACTGAAAAAGCTGTTCAATATATTGTGGACCGATCAGGAGACAATAAGCCTTTCTTCCTTTATTTTGCTCTCCCTGCTCCCCATACGCCGATTTTGCCAACAACAGAATTTATGGGAAAAAGCAATACCAATTTATATGGGGATTTCATGTTGCAGGTGGATGATGTAGTCGGACGTATCACTGAGGTTTTGGAAGAGCAAGGATTGTTGGAAAATACCCTTTTGATTTTTACCAGTGACAACGGATGCTCTCCAACTGCAAACTTTCCTGAGCTTTTGAAAGTGGATCATCATCCGTCTTATATCTTTAGAGGTCATAAGGCCGATATTTTTGAAGGAGGACTCAGGGTACCTTTTATAGTCCATTGGCCTGAAAAAATCCTCACCCCCAAATCTTCTGATGCCCTGATCTCTACCACCGATTTCATGGCTACTGTAGCTGAAATTACTTCATATCCCATACCGCCAAATGCTGCCGAAGACAGCTTCAGTTTTTTGGATATTTTGGTAGATAAACCAACCTTGACTGAAAGACCCCATGTGGTTCTCCACTCCATTGAGGGTCGGTTTGCCATCCGAAAGGATGATTGGAAACTCATCCTTTGGCCAGGTTCAGGTGGATGGAGTGATCCGAAATCCAACAAGGAGCTTAACAACCTTCCCCCCATGCAATTGTATGATCTCAAAAAGGATCCCGGTGAAAAACAAAACCTTATTGACCAATATCCTCAAGTGGTCAGCCAACTAAGGGAGGAACTTATCCGCTTGATTCAAGACGGAAGGAGCACTCCCGGTCCTAAACAAAGAAACGATGGGCAGGAAATTTGGGATCAGGTAAAATGGATTCTTGATTGA
- a CDS encoding endonuclease/exonuclease/phosphatase family protein — protein MNKNFIFLLIAFSFNIHVIAQTDQIKVMSYNIWNGFEWGKDKDREAAMVKWLQEQDADVIGFQELNDFTPEKLQTLASQWGHPYSILLKEDGYPIGITSKTPLVLKTKMIGGMWHGMLHAQTLGIDFLVVHLSPQDWQFRRREAELLSEYIENVLIKTGQEKYMILGDFNAHSPFDINFDKSNPTELRLAQKADSIRLAEKGAEAFINLRNNKIDYSVMSKFFSMPLIDVVKPKVANSNLKSFPTPLVTGDMAPSEIATFQKRIDYILASPYFEDSVIHAEIINYGETEKLSDHFPVVAIFRK, from the coding sequence ATGAACAAGAATTTTATCTTTCTCCTGATCGCTTTTTCATTCAATATCCATGTAATCGCTCAAACGGACCAAATCAAAGTGATGAGTTATAATATCTGGAATGGATTTGAATGGGGAAAAGACAAGGACAGAGAAGCTGCCATGGTCAAATGGCTACAGGAACAGGATGCCGATGTGATAGGATTCCAGGAATTGAATGATTTTACACCCGAAAAATTACAGACTCTTGCGTCCCAATGGGGACATCCTTATTCCATTCTACTAAAAGAAGATGGCTATCCAATTGGCATCACTTCCAAAACACCTTTGGTACTGAAAACAAAAATGATCGGCGGAATGTGGCATGGTATGCTTCATGCCCAAACACTGGGAATAGATTTTCTAGTGGTTCACCTTAGTCCCCAGGATTGGCAGTTTAGAAGAAGGGAAGCAGAATTACTCTCTGAGTATATAGAAAATGTATTGATAAAAACCGGACAGGAAAAATATATGATATTGGGGGATTTCAATGCCCATAGTCCATTCGATATCAACTTTGACAAAAGCAACCCTACAGAGCTTAGATTGGCTCAAAAAGCGGATAGTATTCGATTGGCTGAGAAAGGTGCTGAAGCTTTTATCAACCTGAGGAATAATAAGATAGATTACAGTGTGATGTCAAAATTCTTTTCCATGCCACTGATTGATGTGGTCAAGCCAAAAGTTGCAAATTCCAATTTAAAATCCTTCCCAACTCCATTGGTAACGGGAGATATGGCCCCATCTGAAATAGCTACCTTTCAAAAAAGGATAGATTATATCCTGGCGAGTCCATATTTTGAGGATAGTGTTATCCATGCTGAAATCATCAATTACGGGGAAACTGAAAAACTTTCCGATCATTTTCCTGTAGTTGCTATCTTTAGAAAATAA
- a CDS encoding enolase C-terminal domain-like protein yields MEVKKNHKIVGRREVLKGLGFGSAVGALGIFGGLPDASAKEMKETPSYARGMAPITIKSVKAITTRPSGSNLIVVKVETSEPGLYGYGCATFTQRAFAVLPAIEYLNEFCEGKDVDNIEDMWQSAYVSSYWRNGPVLNNALSGLDQALWDIKGKRANMPVYQLLGGKCRFAIPCYAHANGKTPEEVAVDVQKFIDQGYKYVRIQQGGYGGAGITGTPDFKKAGFAKETDGYMDQRTYLQSVPKMFELVRKVCGSEVELLHDIHERVRPIDAINLIKNVEQYDPFFIEDPFSPENMEWFKQLRATTSVPIAMGELFNNINEFKNPMVNHWFDYIRIHVSQIGGLTPAMKVARLGEFYGIDTAWHGPGDVSPVGHAAQAHMDYAIWNFGIQEAAQFSDQLREVFPGCPTMNNGYMSVNEAPGFGVEVNEKLAAKYPMTTKSSWTIRKADGTIIKP; encoded by the coding sequence ATGGAGGTAAAGAAAAATCACAAAATAGTAGGGAGAAGAGAGGTGTTAAAAGGATTGGGCTTCGGGTCAGCTGTGGGGGCATTGGGGATATTTGGAGGCCTACCTGATGCATCTGCCAAGGAAATGAAAGAAACTCCTTCCTACGCCAGAGGAATGGCTCCAATTACCATCAAAAGCGTAAAAGCCATCACTACAAGACCTAGTGGTTCCAATTTGATTGTCGTGAAAGTTGAAACCTCCGAACCCGGTCTGTATGGTTATGGATGTGCTACTTTTACCCAAAGGGCTTTTGCGGTCCTTCCTGCCATAGAATACCTGAATGAGTTTTGTGAAGGAAAAGATGTGGACAACATTGAAGACATGTGGCAATCTGCTTATGTCAGTTCCTATTGGCGAAATGGCCCTGTACTCAACAATGCCTTAAGTGGTCTGGATCAGGCATTATGGGATATCAAAGGAAAACGGGCAAATATGCCGGTGTACCAATTGTTGGGCGGAAAATGTCGTTTTGCCATTCCATGCTATGCCCATGCCAATGGAAAGACACCGGAGGAAGTTGCCGTAGATGTTCAGAAGTTTATAGATCAAGGTTACAAATATGTCCGGATCCAGCAGGGTGGGTATGGGGGCGCAGGGATTACCGGAACTCCGGATTTTAAAAAAGCAGGATTTGCTAAGGAAACAGATGGATATATGGACCAAAGGACTTATCTGCAATCTGTTCCCAAGATGTTTGAATTGGTAAGGAAAGTCTGTGGGTCTGAGGTAGAACTGCTACATGATATCCATGAAAGGGTCAGGCCTATAGATGCTATTAATCTTATCAAGAATGTAGAGCAATATGATCCGTTTTTTATTGAAGATCCTTTTTCTCCGGAAAATATGGAATGGTTCAAGCAACTCAGGGCTACCACTTCAGTGCCCATCGCTATGGGAGAATTGTTCAATAATATTAATGAATTCAAAAATCCCATGGTGAATCATTGGTTTGACTATATCAGGATCCATGTTTCCCAGATAGGTGGGCTGACACCTGCGATGAAAGTTGCCCGGCTTGGGGAATTCTATGGCATTGATACCGCTTGGCACGGACCAGGAGACGTTTCTCCGGTAGGGCATGCAGCTCAGGCCCATATGGATTATGCCATTTGGAATTTTGGCATTCAAGAGGCAGCACAGTTTTCAGATCAGTTAAGGGAGGTCTTCCCAGGATGCCCGACCATGAATAATGGATACATGTCGGTCAATGAAGCGCCGGGATTTGGAGTGGAAGTCAATGAAAAATTGGCAGCAAAATATCCCATGACCACCAAATCCAGCTGGACAATCCGAAAAGCAGATGGGACGATTATAAAGCCTTGA